ACGATTTCAATAGTTGCATCTGAATCAATGCCCCATATTCTATCATAAATCTGCTCTTTTAATAAAATTGAACCTTTGTTTAAAACAAAATATTCCAATAAGTTAAATTGTTTATTTTGAAGTTTTATTTCTTCTTTTTCAATATACACTCTTTTTTCTAAGGTATCCAGATATAAAGATTTAAATTCTAACCCATTTCTTTCTTTTATTTTTCCATTAGTCCTCAATATGGCATATACTCTTGCTACTAGTTCTTCCATATAAAAAGGTTTTGTCAAATAATCATTAGCTCCTATAGTAAATGCTTCTACTTTATCATCTAATGCTTCTTTTGCTGTCAATATAAGTACAGGTGTATCTATATTATTGATTCTCATTTTCTTCAAAATATCAATTCCATTTATATTAGGAAGCATTAAATCTAATATAACTAAATCATATATATTTTGATTTATTAAATATAATGCTTCTTCTCCATCTTCACATTTTTCAGTTTCAAAATGATTACTAAGTTCTTCTACTACACTTTCTAAAAGCACCCTATTATCTTCAACTATCAAAACCTTCATAAATATCCCCTACCTTTTATTTGTCTATCTTGACTTTATGAGATTTCAAATCAATATCTACATTTGCTTTTTCTTTTATGTCATCATAAGTATACCC
This sequence is a window from Clostridioides difficile. Protein-coding genes within it:
- a CDS encoding response regulator transcription factor, which translates into the protein MKVLIVEDNRVLLESVVEELSNHFETEKCEDGEEALYLINQNIYDLVILDLMLPNINGIDILKKMRINNIDTPVLILTAKEALDDKVEAFTIGANDYLTKPFYMEELVARVYAILRTNGKIKERNGLEFKSLYLDTLEKRVYIEKEEIKLQNKQFNLLEYFVLNKGSILLKEQIYDRIWGIDSDATIEIVEVYVSNLRKKLSKYGYDKYIKTKRKVGYIFDDK